CTCTGGTTGGTCCTCACCTCAGGCAAAGGAGGTGGCTTTCTCCTAGGACTAGTACTTATAGGTCTTCTGAGTCCTTTCCTTACAAGACCGAGGACATTCTTTGTAGAAAGACAGTAATCATTAAAATGTCCTAGCCATATAACCCTGAGATTGTTCAAAGCTAGACTGTCAGGATCCCGAGGGTAAGGGCTCATTGTTGGCTCTGTCACGGTCCACATAGGCAGGAGTGGACACAACACACATTAACATGCATTTATACTTGCACTGATTATTGACATACTAGCCTTTTGGCTCTAGGAAGGTTTTATATTGGTAAGTTGTGCAGTGGGGGGGATTCCAGGAAACTGTCACCATAGACAGTCCTATGGTAGTTCCAGATTGGCATCTCCTCAAATATattctccagagctctgctgcTCAGGAATGCTGGTGGAACTATATGAAAGTAAAGGTTAAACATGCCACATGCCCCCCACATGCTTTTGAACCTTCAAAGAGTAAAGTGGGGTGTGTGTTTGAGGGGTGTCTGCATGCTTTAACACATCCCAGCTGTGCCCGGGGCCCCAGGGCTCACCTTTAGAGAACTGTTGTCCCTTGTGATCCCTCTTTGGGGAAACCTGATCTGGCTCTCatgggatttatttttttcccacagGGTTTGTTAGTGGTAAGGGCAGGGAATTGAGTCTCTCCCAGTTGGTTAGACAGAGTAAGGGACCCAAGCAGTTCTTGTATTGGGGTGTGGGCCTGCCTGGTGATCTCCCTTCCATGTCTCACTTCAGGACCGGGCACATGCTCACCCACCAGAAGACCAAGCCCTTTGTGTGCATTGAGCAGGGCTGCAGCAAAAGCTACTGTGACTACCGCTCCCTGCGCCGCCACTATGAGGTCCAGCATGGGGTATGCATCCTGAAGGAGGCCCCACCAGAAGAGGAGGGCTATGGAGACCCAACCCACAACCACGATGTGGCCAACCAGCCTCCACCCAGTGGCCTGAGGTCCCTGGGACCTCCAGAAGCTAGATCCCCTGGCTCTGTCCTGCCCAACCGAGACCTCCTTCGCTGTATTGTAAGCAGCATTGTCCACCAGAAGATTCCCTCTCCTGGCCCAGCAGTGGGTCCTTCTGACACTGAGGCAAGGAGCTCGGCCTGTGCCTGCCCCACCTCACTGGGGTCATCATCGTGTATACCAGCCAGCACCCCAGTGGCCCCAGGAACCCTGGGCTCCGAAGTTCCTGAGGAAACTCATCCCCCACGGAAGGAACCTGCCACTGAAGTGTTCACAGCTGTCCAGTCAAGGGTGGCTGAGAATGGTGCCCCTGACCCACCAGAGTCAGAGCTGGAGTCAGAGTCTCCACGGCTTCAACGGCCATCCTCCCTGGAGGGCTGGCCGGAGGGCAgctcccttcctgcctgcctgcctctcttccGAGgccattctgttccctcaggaTCCCAGCCATCCAACCACAACTTCCAGTGGCTCCGGAACCTGCCTGGCTGTCCCAAGAACAAAGGCAGCAACGTGTTTATGGTCCACAAGCCCCCTGCAGTGCCATCCCGGGAGGGCTCTGAGGGGGGCCCTGGGCCCAGCAGCATCCCCACCACAGTAGAACCTTCACCCAGCTTGGGCACCAGCCAGGAGGATCTGCTGCCATTTCCTCCTGCACTCCTGAAGGCACCTGGTGAGACCTCCAGTGATGTCCGACAGACAGCTGGGGAAGATGATGGCTGGGCTCCCAAGAAGAGCAAACCCGACTGTGAGTCATTCCCATGGCAGAGCCCCCCAGAGCTTGGGCTCCAAGATACACAGAACCCAGGTGGGCTCCCCTCAGATGCCACACCCCTCTTCCGGCAGCTGTTCATGAAGTCACAGGAGTCTCTGGTGAGCCACGAGCAGATGCAGGTGCTCCAAATGATTGCCAAGTCCCAGCGGATCTTCTCCCACACCCAGGTGGCTACAGCCTCAGCCCAGAGACCAGGGCCGGAGGGCAAGCAGTCAGCCCTGAAGCCATTGCAGGGGCCATGGCCACCACAGGCCCTGCCACCAGTACCCGCTGTGGACTCCTTCCAGATAGGCCCTGGACACTCAGAGCCAGAGGGATCCCCAGTCCGCAGGAGGAAAACTATGCCTGCAGTGTCCAGAGAAGCATCTCCTGGTGGCCCGAGGCGAGACACAAAAGGAGGACCCAAAGTGGCCTCTGCACCACCATCCctcacagggccagctctgcacCCGTCACGGAATCCAGATAGCTCTTCTCTGGCCAAAGGGACCTTGGACCTGGGGGACATCCTCCCCAGTGCAGGCTCGCGGCAGTCCCAGTTAAGTGGAGATGAGCCAGCTGGAACCCAGCTGGTTGGGAAACAGGGCCAAGGTGAGAATGCCCTGGCTTCAGGGGCCATGAGAGGTGAGAAGGGCCCAGCCTGCCCACGAGGCGGAGGCTACAGACTCTTCTCAGGCCACCCCAGGGCCCAGAGATTCTCTGGTTTCCGGAAGGAAAAAGTAAAGATGGATGTGTGCTGTGCAGCTTCTCCCAGCCAGGTGGCCATGGCCTCCTTCTCCTCGGCTGGGCCTCTGGCAGATCCCCCCCGGGACATGAAGTCTAAGCTGACAATCTTCAACAGAATCCAGGTATTTGTACCCCTCTACCACCCTATGCTGTGGCAGGGATGTGTGTATGTCCTTGGATGTATAGCATTGGTTAACTGCAGGCACTTCCCCCATTGCAGTGAGTCCTCAGATGTGATTTTACCAGGAAAAGTGCTGACCACTGTTGTTCACTAAGCTCTCTTCCCTGCTTTCCTTTGCCTCCTAATTCCTCCTAGATTTGCCTCCTTCAACTCTTGAGAGGAGATCAAGGTACAGGCCTCCTCCCTTAACTGTTAACTGCATGTGATGGCTGTGcattccacatgcatgcacagaacctgggtcctttgtgtATTATGCAGTGGCACTTAGCCACTCCTCTTGTGAGAGCAGCAGCATTCCCACCATCTCACAGCTACTATTTTGTAAACATTTACACATTTGTTGGCCAAATGTTGTATCATGAACCCTTTGAAATTTTGTGCTTTAGCAGATTTTGGTATAGTTGCAggttctggcacaactattactATTGGCCAGAACATTTCATCACTACCAGAAGATACCCTGCATCCCTTAGGTATCACCCCAGTTTTTTGGTCCCTATACCATTATCCTTCCAGCCCTAGGCACCCACAGACCTGTCTCTGTGGCTTAACTGCTATGGAAATTTTATGTCAGAGTCACACATTGTGTGGTGGTTTGTGTCTAGCATTGTCCGCTTATATTACATGATCAAGGTCCATCCATGTGGCAGCATCTGTCAGTACTTCATAATgtttttttagaaattaaaaacaatttttacatttacttatttagagaaagggtgtcactatgtagcattagctggcctgggacttgctatgtagaccaggctggccttgaattcacagagatcagtctacctctgcctcccaagtgctgggattaaagacctgtgccgcCACacttggcagtgtgtgtgtgtgtgtgtgtgtgtctgtgtgtgtgtgtctgtctgtctgtctgtctgtgtgtgtctgtgtgatcaTGAGCATGCCACAGAgctcatgtggaagtcagaggacagcttgtaggagctggttttctctttctaccatgtggattgcaaagatcaaactcagatcatcagacttggcagcaagtgcctctaccccctgagccatcttactaCCCTACTCCATTCCTTTTCTGGCTGAGCAATAGTCCAGTGGGTAGACGGCCAGATTTTATTTGGTCAGTCATCAGTGGACTGTTTCACTCTTTGACTCTTGTGAGTGAGCTGCTGGTAAGGCTGTGTGCAGcttttgtgtgggtgcatgtTCTCATTTCTCTTGGCTAGACCCTAGGACTGGAATCACCAGATCCTAGAATCTCTGCTCGATGTTTAAAGAGTAGCCAGACTGCTTTCTAGAGAGCAGCACTGTTTTGCAGCACCTCTGCCATGCATAAGTGCCCTGGTTTCTCCATGCTCTTTGCTGTCATAGTCACTATGGATGTACAGTGGTGTCTGCTTGTCTTGCCACTGTCATGCCCTGGCGCTGCTGAAGTTAGCATCCTTCCATGTGCTTATAGGCCACTTGGGAACTGTTATCCTACTAACTTGcaaagatatatatacatatgtatatatgtacatatatgtgcatcatACATGTAACTTGCAAGTGCTTTCTCCCTTTGTATGGGGTGTCTTTATATCTTATGTGTGAATACTTGTGGGGTTGAAACTTTGGGTTTCAATGAATCCAGTGTGTGTCTGTTGGGTTTTCTGCTTTGATTTGGTGTCAAGCCTGAGACACCATTGCCCAATCACCATCATGCAGGTTTCCCCAATGCCATATTTCTTATTCCCTTGTCTGGGCTCTGCTGGCTCAGATATCCTCTCATCTCCAGGGTGGAAACATCTACAGGCTCCCCCATCCAGTGAAGGAAGAGAGCTTGACAGGCGGATGGTAAGTTCAGAAGCCCATGCCCCACCAGGGCACTGCCCTGGCAAGTCTTCCAGATTCTCTGCACTGTCTTGGGTGAAGGAGCCAAATGCCTCCAGCCCTGCAGAGGGCACGTCAGCCCTTGGAAAGTTGAATATAGTCTTCCATTTTCATTGTTTAGTAAGAGTTGTCAGTGGATTGGGgttacataaacaaacaaacaaaacagcaaaaacaacaacaaaagcagcaGTCAGTGGTAGAGTCTCATGCTTCCATTCTTGCCCCCCTGCCTTTTCTACCCACAGCCATCAGCCAAATGGGGGTCCCACAGACTGGATGGAGTCAAAGAGCACTTTTGTGTGCAAGAATTGCAGCCAGATGTTTTATACCGAGAAAGGGCTGAGCAGCCACATGTGTTTCCACAGTGACCAGTGGCCATCACCTCGGGGGAAGCAGGAGCAGCAGGTGAAGGACTTCTGTGGTACAGGGCTGGACAGGCTTTGGGGAATGGATGAAAGGACAGTGTCACCCATCCAGGTTAAAGGCAGCATCCTGGCAGGGATGGTGGGGGTGACGTGAGTGCCAGGACCATCTGTGCAGGCCCTTGCACTGTCCTCCCGGCCTTTCTATATCATCGGGAGCAGTTTCTTCTCCGTGGCTGCTCCTTCTTTTAAAGCCGCCAACTCTCCATGCTCAGGTATTTGGCACAGTTTTGCACTGAGGCCTGATGGGGATGGGGTCCCCCGGAAGCCATAATGTCCTTGGTCAGCATAGCCACAGTTGGAGAACATGGCCTAGGTGGGTGCTTCTCCAGGTGTTGTTTCTCACCTGCTGTGGAAGACCTGGgaaaactgtagtgggtagccattccagcttggttctggaagttccaacccccattgagactctggcaactgtcacgcctacgaggcggggcgaggggaggcgcctggggacccaagCACTATTAaaagcccggctagctcagtcagtagaacatgggactcttaatcccagggtcgtgggttcgtgccccacgttgggcgccagatattggagaaattattttggccactccacgtagttaaaaggatatttatttaatggcgtaactcacaaattaagtaatgggtaggtcgcagggtctggggaaggtgtaatgcagtccagcggtgttctccggagctctgcacagtcaatctgcaccggtcagcgtcccggcaccgagcgagcgcccagagcgagcgctggcccatccagctctcgggtccccaggcgcctcccctcgccccgcctcgtaggcgtgacagttgccagagtctcaatgggggttggaacttccagaaccaagctggaatggctacccactacagaaaaccCCAAGCCAGAAGCACTCAGAAGTCCTTACTCCAGAAGCCTCGGTTGGCACCCACAGTTAACACTAGCTGAGCCCATGTCAAGCCTAACGATTTGAGTGCTGGCAACAGCAACGACCTTGTCAGCCCAGGCCCTGACCCCAGGTAGCAATGACCCAGAGTTTGCAGGGCTGGGATATGGGGGAAGAAGGAACTGAGGAAGGCCAAGGGGCCAGGCAGGAAGGctggcagggaggaaggagcaaTGGAAGATGTGAGAGGTCATTGTGATGAGTCTCTGAAGCTCATCTCTTTACTGTTGGACCCTGGACTGAAGTTCCTGTGTCAGTGCTAGGCTGCTGTTGGCTCATAAGAGCCACTGGCATCTGTgagaatacatttttattttgtcacaCCATAATACTATGTCTCTGGCTcccattctttatatatatatatatatatatatatatatatatatatatatatatatatatatatatatagttttgttttgttttttgagacaggatctctatatGGCCTTGGcttacctggaacttgctatgtagaccaggctagccttgaactcacagagatccacttgcctctgcctcctgtgtgctgagattaaagccatgtaCCAATGCACCCTGTATCTGGCCCTCACTCTTGGAATGCTTGTCACGTGAACCACTGCACTGCCCTATACATCGCTATGTGAGTGTATGAGGAGGCTCTGGGCCTCAGGATTTCACCATACTCAGTATGTTGGTCAGCTCTGGCTCAGGTGGGGCTGGGCTGTGAGCAGAAAGTCTGCTCAGCCTCTTTGCTAAGGCCTgggtatggccatggcaggcatAAGTATCCTGCTTCcctctgccaccatgaccagccccATTTTCCTATCCCTGAACAAGCTGAAGACTGAGTTTGTACAGCAGGTGGCCTCAGGTGACACCTGTGGTTCTGTCCTCTCCTCTTCAGGGACAAGAGAaagatggggaagagagagacagcaaGGAGAGCAACCAGAACAGAAAGCGGAAGAAGCGGCCCCAGCCCAAGGCCCTGTTTGCCCCTCCTGTACCCTCTGCCCTTGGGGAGCCAGGCCCAGGAGGGTGCCACCAGAGCTGCCTACGCTCTCCTGTGTTCCTAGTGGACCACCTCCTGAAGGGCTTGTTTCAATGCTCTCCTTACACACCACCACCCATGCTCAGCCCCATCCGGGAGGGCTCTGGCCTGTACTTCAACACCCTCTGCTCCACGTCCCGGGCTGGGCCCCATCTCATCAGCCCTGTGTTTGGTGAGTGAGGCCAGAGCATGACTCTGATCCAGGCTAGGTTGCATCTCCTATGGCCCATAATCACATCATCTTGTGGTGTCTGGTCCAGCCATTCTTTCCCACCTTGTATGTGCCTGCTCTAAGGGACTCAGTGCTATTCAGAAACATACCAAGACCATTCTTGGATAAGAaccttctagatttttttttcaaacagtcaGAAAGAACACATAGATGCTATTTAGCTCAATCATTTCTATGTTTGTTTTCATAACCACTGTATGGAGACAGAGGCACATACTGTGCATGCCTGCCATGCAGAACAGCCATTTCAAGCTTGTGATTTGAGGCTGTGCTCAGGGTCTGAGCCTCCCTGCATGCTCTCTTTAGCGGGCTTTACCACCCCAGAAACCTGTACTCCCGGCAGCTCTACCACCCGCCCAGCTGTCATCCCTGCAGCCCTATGCACCTTCTAGCCTCAGGAAGCCCCTCATCTACTTCCTGTCCCTGTAGACTTGCCTATGCTAGGTATTTCATATAAATGACATCATACACTTGCAGCCTTTGATGTTTTACCCATTTTACTCAGTTTGATGTTTTTAGGGGTTACCAGGTGGTAGCATATTTAgagctttctttttcttggtgAGTAATAGTCTACTGGATGGCTAGaccacacttttttcttttatcgTCAGTTGATGGGTATGGGTATTATTTTCcttctggctattataaaaaaTGCTGTAAGAACATTTGTGAACAATTTCCTGTAGGGAGTCTATGTGCTAATTCCTTTTGTGTGAAATATCTAGAGTGAAGTGCTGGGTCACATGGAAATTCCATTTAACCTTCTAAACTGCCAAACTATGTGTCAGAGTATTTGTCCCATTTTGGATTCCCACCAACAATCCAGGGGAGTCCTGATACCACTGCTCCTTGCCTGCACGTATAGACTGTGCTTCTTTCAAACCGTCCTGTCAGGTGAAAGGTGCTTCTTGCTGTGTTTGGATTCGTGTTGTCCTGACAGCTACTGGTGCCAAGCCTCTTGCTGGGAGCCCCTTGGCAGTTTGTGTTCGGGTGTTTTATGTGACAAGGTGGCTAGCATGGGGTCATAAAGGGACATTCTccttttctctgtagcccaggcaggccttgagttTACATGCGCCTGCCTCAGTCTCACAATGCCCCCCCTCAGGAGTttaattttgattcttttttaaaaaatcttttcaaattgattttttatttttatgtgcattgatgttttgcctgtatgtatgtctgtgtgagagtgtcagatcccctggaactgaagttacaaacaggtgtgagctgccatgtgggtgctggaagagcagccagtgctcttagcctctgagccatctctccagcccctaattttgCCTCTTAAATTTACAtctttagtcagtttccaattagCTTTTGGATATTGTATGAGGTAAGTATCAAAGTTCATTATTTTGCATGGATTCTGCTTGCTTGTCGTTTGCTGAAAAGATCATTCCCACTGAATTGTTTTAGGCACCGTTATTAAAATCAGGTGACCAAGGCTggggatggctcagctgataaagcacttgctacaCAAGCACAAAGACTGGGCTCAGTCCCCAGAGCCTATGTAAGAAATGCTGAGTGTAGTGGCATgcattgtaatcccagcattaggagaCAGGGGCATCCCCGTGGTTCGCCTGGCAGCCAGTGCAGCCTACctagtgagctctaggccactgaaagattttgtctcaaaaatcaaggtgggaGATAACTGAGGAACAACCCCTGGCcttcacacgcacgcacgcacgcacgcacgcacgcacgcacgcacttgcATACTTATCTGCATACATTTGTACTTACAGACACGCACCCCATTAACCAACAGTGGATGGGTTTGCTCCTTAGTTCTTTTCTGTTGGTCTGCATGCTTATTCTTAGGCTAGTACCACAGTGTTTTGACCACTGTATTTTGTAGTAAACTCTTAAATAGGTGTATTTGAGTTCTCCCATGTTGTTCTGTCTTCCAGTGTTGTTTTAGCTCCAACAGGCCCGTTGCATTGCTGTAGAATTTTAGGATGAATGGTGATTTTGATAGTTATTCTGTTTAATATGTAGATAAGTTAGGAAGTATTACCATCCTAAATAATTTAGTCCTTTCTATCCATGATGAACCATTTTCCCGTTTATTTAGGTCTTGTTGCACTTTGTCTCATTTTTTGTGAGCGTGTGTCTCACGTatctttgttgctttttttttttaaagatttatttattatgtatacagtgttctatctgcacattatccctgaaagccagaagagggcaccagatctcattacagatgattgtgagccaccatgtggttgctgggaattgaactcaggacctttggaagaacaagcagtgctcttaacctctgagccacctctccagcccctgcttgttgcttttttgagataggatctctatacagcccagcctggcctgggactcaccatCCTCCTACCTGTGTCTCCAAAGTGGTGGAGtggcaggcacatgccaccatgtgtTGTGCAGCAGACATCTTTCCGTAGCAGAATCCATTCAGCTTTGTGCTCATGTAGTAATGGTGAAGAGCAGAGACGCTGTACTCTCCATCTGATGGGCTTTTCCTGCTCCAGCTGTTTCCTAAGCAGATGTGTCAGTAGACCCCATTCTCCACTGTTGTCCTCACTACTTTACACACAATATTATAGATCTGGTCACATGAAGAAGCCAAGGGAATAGAAGAAAGCAAGCACTGCCTGCAGCGTTTGCTTTACCCTTCATTGCCACCCCATGTCTTTTCTGTAATTCCTGTGAGCCCGTTACCATCAGGGGCTATTCTtctcttgtatgtgtgtatgcactctAATGTGTATACAGGTGCACGTATGTATGGAGGGTAGACAACAACCCTGACTGTCATGGCTCGCTCTTTTGAGAAAGGACCTTTCACTGGCCGAGAGCTCATCCAGCAGAGTAGGCTGGGTGGCCAGTGGGCCCAGGGACTCTATTTGCCTCTCCACCATTGGGGTTGCAAATATGCACCATGACACacagggctttttgttttgtttcgttttctgttgtttttctaaaggtgttctgggaattgagctGAGGTCTTCTCACTGACTGGACCGCCTCCACAGAAGCACAGTTGTGCTCTTTTGTACTGTTATTGTaacatatatttctaaatgttaTAGGCCCATAATATACATTGCCTTATGTGGCTGATCtttaaattaattagaaaaagaagataaactgCAACAATTACACTGCCTTTTATTACCTGAGTAACATCTCTGCCAGCACTTCACTTTTAAGAGTGTGGAGCCACACCACTGCCTCAGCACTCTTTACAGTCTCTTTTTAAAGGTATCATAGCTTTAAGGCACACAATTCTCATATTCTAGAATTtatccttgtttgttttgagaaaaaaagtctcactgtgtagtcttggccagcatggagctcactgtgtagagcaggctggccttacctttgaagagacctgcctgcccctgcctcctgagagctgggattaaaagtatgcactaccatgcctagcttcattttttaaatcatgtggatgtgtctgtgtgtgtgtttcagggtaTTAGATGCACATGTGAGGGGAGGTGCCTGTATAGTTTAGATAGGAGGTTTGGACCCCCTGGGGCTAAAGTTACAGGTGGGTATGAGCTactttatgtgagtgctgggaactgaacgcaggccctctgcaagagcaatctctgctcttaactactgagccatcgcTACAGCCCCACAACTTATCATTTTAAACTGcataatggctcagtggttcttAGTAATGATAACAGGACCATCATGGTATACTTGTTTTTTAGGCATTTTTCTCACCTAAGAAAGAAACTCCATTCTCTGTCATCACCCCTTTCCCATCCTCTTGTCCAGGTTTGAGCTGAGCTCAtccactttctttctctgtgggGTTGGCTGCTTGAAAGGTTTCAAACACATGGAGTCACAGTATGTGGTTCCTTATGCTTGGCTTCCCTCACTCCGTCATGTTCAGATTCCATCTGGGCTGTGGGATGTCTCAGTCTTTCTCCCAAGGGTGAAGACTATCCCCCCTGTAATATTTCTCAGAAGCCAAGATTGGTAGCAACAGATTTTTCTCAATTTTCCTTAAATCTgggaatctttttcttttttctttttctttctttctttttcttttcttttcttttcttttttgagacagggtttctctgtgttgttttggtacctgtcctggatttcactctgtaggcctcaaactcacagagatccacctggctctgcctcccaagtgctagtattaaaggcgtgcaccatcaccgcccagctcattttactttttaaggttAATTTTCTGGCATAAGACTTGTTTGACATTTATTTTCAGCATATGTGCCCCTACCTTCTGACCACCAATTTCACGAGAAGTCAACTGTAAGTTTTACTGAAGTTCCCTTGCGTACGAAGGgtgaggtggttttgtttttctcattttgcttttgaaatcTGAACCTTTGCCTCTGTGTTTGTCCTATTTAGAATCACTGTGCTTCTTGGATGTGCATATTGTTTCTCACCAAATCTCGGGGACCTTctaccattttctcttttttttttttttttggtttttcgagatagggtttctctgtgtagctttgtgcctttcctggaactcacttggtagtccaggctggcctcgaactcacagagatccgcctgcctctgcctcccaagtgctgggattaaaggcgtgtgccaccaccgcccggcccattttctctttgaatatgttttctttccCTGCTCTTCCCTGCCTGGTGCATCCATTGCATGTGGTTGCAGTGTTCAGTGGTGTCCACCCTTCTCCATTCCTTTCCCTCTTCAGGTTCTTTATTCATTCACCTCCAGGTTTGTTGACCACTTCTCTCTACCAACTCAGTCAAACCTGTTGAGTTTAACTTTGGTCATTGTACTTTTTAACTCCAGAATTTCCACCTCTTAAAGTTATTCCCTGATGGGAATCCATCATTTCAGTTTCCTTGCTTTTTAAAActgtacagtttttaaaattcattttctcaaGTTACATCTATTTGTGTGgagcacacgtggaggtcagagaacaacctgtaggagtcagttctcctcttcCACCACGTAGGTCTaggcatcaaactcaggccatcaggcgtggcagcaaacaccttcacccactgagccatctaacaGGCCCttctgcaatttctttttttttttttcagtacttgagtaaaaccgaaatttattataagccacagtcgtcctagggacctccatgccatatatatagcctccatgatctgattgttctttattttatatctagactccacttatgagtgagtacataccatgactgtctttctgggtttgggttacctcactcaggatgattttttctagttccatccatttgcctgcaaatttcatactttcctgtaactcactatgtagaccaggctggccttgaactcaccaccatgccacattttgttttaaattactgagtttctttctctgcttttttcaGAAATCTTTCCCCTCCTCGGAGCCATACAGCTTTGTTTCCTTCTATGTCCACAAAGGCAGGTAGACGATCCTGAGGGTCCTATCAGGTCAGTCTTGTTGAGGCTCTTCCCTGTGTGTTTTCTAGACCAAGTGGACGGCTCCTTTGGCATCTGTGTGGTGAAGGATGACACCAAAATCAGCATCGAACCGTGAGTTGGGACACTTTGTGCCCAAGTCCTAGTGAGGGGGCTTTCATCAGCTTGGGCTCCAAAGTCTCCTTTTCCAGGCTTGTCTTCCCAGGGAGGGTAGGCCAGATGCAGATACTCTCTGGAGAAGCTGTGGTCTTCTCCAGGAGCAGGTCAAAAGTCCCCATTGTGTTACTTCTGTCTGAACTCACACAGATgagcttggggtgggggtagaaTGTCTTGGGTGGACCTGGGCTTCTAGACAGAAGTGGTGACAGCATAGTGTAGGAGGATCGAGCATTTATGGGATGTGGCTGGACACAGGTGGCCAGTGTCAGCAAGTAGCTCCTTGTCCTGGACCCCAGGAGAGGCACCCAAGGCCAGAAATcagaaatcagaaatgaagaaGATAGGAAGAGTGTTCTGAAATGCCTATGTCAGTTGGGTGATAAAGGTAGTGAGCAGCCACCATGTCTGAGAGATGGCAGTAAGCTGCCATGGAGCAGACTGTGACTGTGAGCAGGGAACATGGTACATCTCTGCTGTTTCCTGGCTTAGTCACCTTTGAACCCCCATATGTGTATGTGGCCTCATTTCAGACACATCAACGTAGGAAGCAGATTTCAGGCGGAGATCCCAGAACTGCAGGAGAGGCCGCTGGCCAGAGTGGATGAGAATGTAGCATCTCTGGTCTGGAAGCCATGGGGAGATGTGATGACCAAcccagag
The nucleotide sequence above comes from Peromyscus maniculatus bairdii isolate BWxNUB_F1_BW_parent chromosome 1, HU_Pman_BW_mat_3.1, whole genome shotgun sequence. Encoded proteins:
- the Znf541 gene encoding zinc finger protein 541 isoform X2, with the protein product MEPYSLGEEGALPSEGHLPSFSESQGLNCSDTLNRDLGPSTRDLLYAGLSGLDLDPSLSTSDMPSEVLEDNLDTLSLYSGKDSDSVKLLEEYADSESQTSLQDLGLGALKVPKEADEGGRATGSTRKGKRQHSSPQNPLLDCSLCGKVFSSASSLSKHYLTHSQERKHVCKVCSKAFKRQDHLTGHMLTHQKTKPFVCIEQGCSKSYCDYRSLRRHYEVQHGVCILKEAPPEEEGYGDPTHNHDVANQPPPSGLRSLGPPEARSPGSVLPNRDLLRCIVSSIVHQKIPSPGPAVGPSDTEARSSACACPTSLGSSSCIPASTPVAPGTLGSEVPEETHPPRKEPATEVFTAVQSRVAENGAPDPPESELESESPRLQRPSSLEGWPEGSSLPACLPLFRGHSVPSGSQPSNHNFQWLRNLPGCPKNKGSNVFMVHKPPAVPSREGSEGGPGPSSIPTTVEPSPSLGTSQEDLLPFPPALLKAPGETSSDVRQTAGEDDGWAPKKSKPDCESFPWQSPPELGLQDTQNPGGLPSDATPLFRQLFMKSQESLVSHEQMQVLQMIAKSQRIFSHTQVATASAQRPGPEGKQSALKPLQGPWPPQALPPVPAVDSFQIGPGHSEPEGSPVRRRKTMPAVSREASPGGPRRDTKGGPKVASAPPSLTGPALHPSRNPDSSSLAKGTLDLGDILPSAGSRQSQLSGDEPAGTQLVGKQGQGENALASGAMRGEKGPACPRGGGYRLFSGHPRAQRFSGFRKEKVKMDVCCAASPSQVAMASFSSAGPLADPPRDMKSKLTIFNRIQGGNIYRLPHPVKEESLTGGCHQPNGGPTDWMESKSTFVCKNCSQMFYTEKGLSSHMCFHSDQWPSPRGKQEQQGQEKDGEERDSKESNQNRKRKKRPQPKALFAPPVPSALGEPGPGGCHQSCLRSPVFLVDHLLKGLFQCSPYTPPPMLSPIREGSGLYFNTLCSTSRAGPHLISPVFDQVDGSFGICVVKDDTKISIEPHINVGSRFQAEIPELQERPLARVDENVASLVWKPWGDVMTNPETQDRVIELCNVACSSVMPGGGTNLELALHCLHEAQGSVQVALETLLLRGPQKPRTHPLADYRYTGSDIWTPMEKRLFKKAFCAHKKDFYLIHKTIQTKSVAQCVEYYYIWKKMVKFDCGRAPGLEKRGRRELDEVERTEDKVTCSPRERPTHRPTPELKIKTKSYRRESILHSSPSAAPKRTPEPPGSVESQGVFPCRECERVFDKIKSRNAHMKRHRLQEHVEPVRVKWPVKPYPLKEEEEEEEEELGADMGPLQW